The DNA region GAATATGTTTCGGTGCTTTTCTCTGCCATTGACTAGGAGATCACGCAGTGCTTCGGAGAAAACTATCAGATGCAAGCCATTGAACCTCAGCACTTCTAGCGCACATTGCAGCCACCGGCCATCACAAAAGTCGACACAATCCGCAGCCGCGGCCTCGCAGATTATATCCGTGCGTGGTGTGTTGCGGCGCTTTGCTGATGGTTTGGCATCCCGCATTTCCAGGTTGTAACAAGTAGGTCTGCTCGTGATTTTGGGGAACGGTTAATTAGAAAGTTGTAGAGGTCTTCTTTCCCTGCTTCCTATTGTTCGGTGGCTATGATGAACAAATCCTCTTCGCTCCTTAtttcgtttttaacaataagcTTTGACACATCTGAGTTGGACAGTCGTTTTTTTGGGTCGACCTGTgtcttgttttctgtttgttttgtttatgtcaTTTGGTCTATATGAGAATTTTGTTTGATTTGTTGTAATTTATGTTTACGACAATTTTCACGGTACGCACTCATACATTTTTTAGTAACCGGAGATCCAACTTCCTGTAAGTCAGGATGAGCAGGACTCGTCAAAACTTCAAGATCCTTTTTGCAGACGTATTTGTAAGCCGAGTAGTAGTTTTCGTGGGACTCAGAAAAGTGTACTTGGATCCCATAGTTCTCGAAGAATCGCTTTTTTACAGGATCCCAACGCTTTGGGCCGGACAGTTTTACACATGCATGATAGTGATACCCTGAAGTGTTTTCATGTTCTTCACGACAACATGCCCAGTATTGAGTAGTTACCTTTCCTGATCCGTTGAATGAGGATATCAGTGCATCGCAAAAACTGTCTCGTGTAGGAAATTTGGCTAGATCGGCTTTGCTTTATGTTAGAAAATATTGTCGGCAATTTGGGTATACTTTTTGCGTTTGGAAGTCTTCGCTGTCTGATAAATTCATGTTGCCTGTGTGATAAAGattatttttaaaggaaacaGTTACGTGCTTATGCTTTTTTTATACTTAACGGTATgacagaatttatttttatgaatttgcTTGTAAAAAGGATATATGTAGCTGCCGTGTGCATTTGTAACATGTGAATTATTCTACGGCTATTTTAAATGTGACAGTTTAGCAGAAAAGAAGTTCTCTACCTTTGAACGGTTGTCCCCTTTTTTCTATATGGTGAAAATTAAATGCTGCCTTAAAATCCATTATGCTAGTCATGAAATGTAGCTGGCCACATGGTCTGTGATTGATGAACTCAAAGTTTGAATTTTCCcgcctttttttgttttgatgtcgtGTAAACACACACGGAGTACATATTggctaaaaacaaaatggcagtcATGAAATTTAGCTAGCCACATGGTCTAAGGCTCATAAAGTAGGTCTTATCCGCACAAACtctgtttttctaaaaaaatatatgcaaatATGCTAGGTAacccttttcattttttttctttgaaattcAGACAATCGTGTgcaaaaatatttggaaaactctctgatttttaagtttttagacTTCTTTTAGCATAACAGTCTCCCTCCCCCAAATTCAGTGTtgaatttgttgttttgatcgCTAGTGTCAGGTCTTGTAAAGGCACTGTTGTCAAAACAGTCAACATTGAACTTGGGGGGGAGGGGGGATACAGTTTttccaaaacatttttgcaCGCGATTGTAGCTGGCTAGCAGCCTTtaaaaaatcttcgttcctagccaaaaatcctaaaaatagTACGTTTAAGAACTATACGTGGCCAAAAatcgtgacaatatatttaggttaacattaaaaacaaacaggaaacaaatattttaaaaatataaagctttcagaagataaaaaggtcaaacaggcctacaaacctcacaacACTGACCACACATGACCATTTttaaaaccaaaatggccttcgttaacatgtttcttcgttggcatgtccaggccgcgaaagtcttggattggtttttcaCAGAATCAAGCTTTTGATTGGTATAGTACGTGCGAGCGgccaaaacaaagtcagtaaaactgtcatatttgttttctgtggcaCCTGAGCGGAATCGACGATTGACAtcacgggggtaattattattaaatattatttctttttcttactTATGGTACTAAATCAAAGTAATTAAACTaattaaggaaataaattaatttctcgAATTTATCTTAATCAATTATAAAGTTTTTGActa from Hydractinia symbiolongicarpus strain clone_291-10 chromosome 6, HSymV2.1, whole genome shotgun sequence includes:
- the LOC130647782 gene encoding uncharacterized protein LOC130647782 isoform X2 — translated: MLTKAILVLKMVMCGQCCEPICTPCVFTRHQNKKRRENSNFEFINHRPCGQLHFMTSIMDFKAAFNFHHIEKRGQPFKGNMNLSDSEDFQTQKVYPNCRQYFLT